In Capsicum annuum cultivar UCD-10X-F1 chromosome 7, UCD10Xv1.1, whole genome shotgun sequence, one genomic interval encodes:
- the LOC107878203 gene encoding xyloglucan galactosyltransferase XLT2, which produces MLQLNLSKRSSTNEHHHQDSARNSKLSFELKHAFHSVKSQIPLNHCIWLLITIFLQILILFFLIRSSPPHPSPTNSQQLLALNPNCQSGYVYVYDLPSVFNTEFIDKCDELDPWKSRCSAVSNDGFGPRATGLEQVVPQDLTPAWYWTDMYAAEVIYHKRMFSHKCRTLDPEKATGFYIPFYAGLDIGKFLWFNYTAKDRDRKSEMVLDWLRMQSTFTRANGVDHFIMLGRLTWDFRRLTDNDSEWGSSLLYMPLMKNVFRLSVEKHQNDDLEESVPYPTSFHPRSESDIVQWQNYIRNYKRSKLFSFVGAKREKIKNDFRGVLMDYCKSEENCRAVDCATTVCSDGAPAIMEAFLDSDFCLQPRGDGLTRRSTFDCMLAGSIPVYFWRGTFKGQYEWHLPWMAETYTVFIDHDNVRDTNGTLIQKVLEAIHKDKVKEMRETLINLLPKFVYGKPGADLGSVKDAFDITIDRVLKRLKSRRDQYFDS; this is translated from the coding sequence ATGCTTCAGCTGAATCTCTCCAAGAGATCCAGCACTAATgaacatcatcatcaagattCTGCTAGAAATTCCAAATTATCATTTGAACTCAAACACGCTTTCCACTCCGTCAAGTCTCAAATCCCTTTAAATCATTGCATATGGCTTCTTATTACCATATTCCTTCAGATCCTAATCCTCTTCTTCCTCATCCGTTCCTCTCCGCCTCATCCCTCACCAACAAACTCCCAACAGCTGCTCGCTCTCAACCCCAACTGCCAGTCCGGTTATGTTTACGTGTACGACCTACCATCAGTTTTCAACACGGAGTTTATTGACAAATGTGACGAGTTAGACCCGTGGAAATCGCGCTGCAGTGCGGTTTCTAATGACGGGTTCGGGCCCAGAGCTACTGGGCTCGAACAAGTTGTACCTCAAGATCTCACTCCAGCTTGGTACTGGACTGACATGTATGCTGCTGAAGTTATTTATCATAAAAGAATGTTTAGTCACAAGTGTAGGACTTTAGATCCGGAAAAAGCAACGGGGTTTTACATCCCGTTTTACGCCGGACTTGATATTGGCAAATTTTTGTGGTTCAATTATACAGCTAAAGATCGAGACCGGAAAAGTGAAATGGTCCTCGATTGGTTGAGAATGCAATCTACATTCACTCGAGCTAATGGAGTAGATCACTTCATCATGCTTGGTCGACTAACATGGGATTTTCGTAGGTTAACTGATAATGACTCTGAATGGGGATCGAGTTTGCTGTACATGCCGTTGATGAAGAATGTGTTCCGTTTATCAGTGGAAAAACATCAAAACGATGATTTAGAAGAAAGTGTTCCATATCCTACTTCATTTCACCCTAGATCAGAATCCGATATAGTTCAATGGCAGAACTATATCCGGAACTACAAACGTTCGAAACTTTTCTCCTTTGTGGGTGCTAAACGTGAGAAAATCAAAAATGATTTCCGTGGGGTACTAATGGATTACTGTAAAAGCGAAGAGAACTGCCGTGCAGTGGACTGTGCTACCACCGTTTGTTCAGATGGAGCACCAGCTATTATGGAGGCATTTTTAGATTCTGATTTCTGCTTACAACCTCGAGGAGATGGGTTAACAAGACGATCTACTTTCGACTGTATGTTAGCCGGTTCAATCCCGGTTTACTTCTGGAGAGGTACATTTAAGGGACAATATGAATGGCATTTACCATGGATGGCAGAGACATATACAGTGTTTATCGATCATGATAATGTGAGAGATACAAATGGGACGTTGATTCAAAAAGTTTTGGAAGCGATTCATAAGGACAAAGTGAAAGAAATGCGAGAGACGTTGATTAATCTTCTTCCTAAATTTGTTTATGGGAAACCTGGCGCAGATTTAGGGAGTGTTAAAGATGCATTTGATATAACTATCGATAGAGTATTGAAGAGGTTAAAGTCTCGCAGAGATCAATATTTTGATTCGTAA